The region CATTTTATATGAAGTTAAACGAAGATAATAAAACGGTTGCAGCGATGGATCTTTTAGTTCCTGGCATCGGTGAAATTATCGGCGGAAGTCAGAGAGAGGATGATTATGACAAGTTAGTCGCAAAGATGAAGGAAAGCGACTTAAACGAAGAAGATTATGATTTCTATCTCGACCTAAGAAAATATGGTTCTGCAAGACACGCAGGATTCGGTCTTGGTTTTGAGCGTTGCGTAATGTATCTTACAGGTATGGGTAACATCCGTGATGTTATTCCATTCCCAAGAACAGTTAATAACTGCGATTTATAAAAAATTGTAGCACCTCCACTTGCAGAGGTGGTATGTATGTTAATATCCTACAGAAGCTCTTAATTTCAGGTAAGATTTTTTGAGATTTAATGTAACTATTAGCATATGTAAAATCTAAAAGTCCCTCTCGAAGACCTTTGATCGAGAGGGATTTTTTCTATTATACAATGTCATATTTATCTTTAGATTTTGCAAAACCAGGAATATAAAAAATCTTTTTATATGGTTTTAAGCAATATAATAATATAATACCTATAATTCCACAAGAGATTACTTCACCAATACCAACGGTTAACATCATGAAAGGGATGGACATAGCTTCGCCATAAGCAAAACGTAAAACCCAAGGAATGATTACTGTGTTAGCAACGATTGGTGGAATAGGAACAAGGAACTTATATCTTCGTAAGGAGTAAGAACCAATTGCACCTAGTAAGGTGGCAAGAGTTCCGAAGACAATATCAAGCATATCGCATCCTGCAATAACATTACCAAGCAAACATCCAATCGCAACTCCCGGAATTGCCGCTGGAGTAAAGAAAGGAAGGATAGTCAAGGCTTCTGCAAAACGCACTTGAATATAAGAAACGCTGATTGGTTGAAATAGGACAACCAGCACAACATAAATGGCCGCAATCATCGCAGAATGCAGCAAGAAATAAAGAGTTTTATCTTTCATAATAGTCTCCTTTAGTTTTGTTTTACGTGTGGAAGGTCCCGAACACACGGTTTAATTGCCCTATAGACCTTGTTTTTATGGGCATTTGCGACGTTATTAGTATAACAGGAAAATGAGGGATGTCAAGCGTTACTGAATATGTACGCAGAAGGAAACTTACTGTGTTAGCCGAAATGCTGGTTGCAGGAGATATTAATGTTTGTTTACTCTACTCCTTCTTTTTCAGATGCAACCAGATAAAAAGAAATAAAAATAAAATTACTTAAAAAGTCCTCCATGGGAAGGATAAAGGCTGATAAAAATCAGGTAATAGGGATTACTCAGTAAAAATATGGTAACCAATACTTTACAAAAAGAAAGGCTACTGCTATAATATAGGTAACAGGAAACATAGGATTAAAACCTATGATTGCCCTAATCGGTTAAGAAATGATTATCCTAAACTTTCTCAGGGGTCAGGATAATCATTTTTTGTTGTTCATTTTTATCAAATGAACAACAAGAGTGATTAATGCTATAACAAATGTAGCAAATGCTATCATTAAAGATAAAGCTTCTGCAACTGTCATAAGGCTCACTCTCCTTTCTATGTAATCTAGTCAAGGTAAGT is a window of Lachnoclostridium phytofermentans ISDg DNA encoding:
- a CDS encoding QueT transporter family protein is translated as MKDKTLYFLLHSAMIAAIYVVLVVLFQPISVSYIQVRFAEALTILPFFTPAAIPGVAIGCLLGNVIAGCDMLDIVFGTLATLLGAIGSYSLRRYKFLVPIPPIVANTVIIPWVLRFAYGEAMSIPFMMLTVGIGEVISCGIIGIILLYCLKPYKKIFYIPGFAKSKDKYDIV
- a CDS encoding putative holin-like toxin, which encodes MTVAEALSLMIAFATFVIALITLVVHLIKMNNKK